One Rhizoctonia solani chromosome 2, complete sequence DNA segment encodes these proteins:
- a CDS encoding nuclear pore complex protein Nup85, translated as MSALALQPHLISVGGLDDFQSSQHTFAASISPRGNSIVAHASSKAPQAPTKKRLPADSLLYFASWDHIPESTVEFYCDTYLTFTTIQNIAKSLKNDSATQLLSEEQITNYYSRSIEQYINDAKKQITSLASQDPLPPTYPTYVSILETLQLVQTVYAPHGGQINGLIGEQLLQWLNTSHTVPATAELIRLSALPEPWSDPDFWPTLNKCVLRGLSTSALGFLRRVASNHPSTVLRTFIRDSLVPVLETHPRSSEFQRESGFLAAHSRWRERVAEVRMALDRAVDTDSGEADEDEWSRWVDELLGVIEGDDGVVFALCNEAVEDGWGFREVIGVWGVWVDVGLKRTQLAKVVERVAEEMPPDPTVPVQELHRAILAMEELEALEIAAQVDPWLAAHLADIFEKVETLDPQDEIAQTYGMSIRDHFVLSYAEHLHSDPTLFEIELEYMGRCGAIGRERIAAVICHIPVIPPPTDPKVSEKSLSRLKSLGVDDQGLPLAPRIVDAGMWEGCDRVDKLLSVCDQFALRDESREICKIVAQHLTRTKSYGLAISYSAFAQDVRGVGRIATLLLEEYVQNGEFARQHLYMRVNATDPISARLQFVARFADFHTFSEDGAKGEAVRLLVRMLDRSIVPRAWQAVVLLDAASLLEGSDEELLITTDDAYELLRYLQNIYTQAALGAGSDYLEVLARITMRGKGNTAETEALQSLDIVRLVLARYLARCTVQRF; from the exons ATGTCTGCGCTTGCACTTCAGCCGCACTTAATCTCAGTTGGAGGGCTTGACGATTTTCAGAGCTCTCAACATACATTTGCCGCCTCGATTTCTCCTCGAGGTAATAGTATAGTAGCTCACGCGTCGTCG AAAGCGCCTCAAGCTCCAACAAAGAAGAGACTACCGGCTGACAGTTTATTATACTTTGCATCTTGGGATCACATCCCCGAGTCCACAGTCGAG TTTTACTGTGATACGTATCTGACCTTCACAACGATTCAAAATATCGCAAAATCTCTAAAAAACGACTCTGCTACACAGTT ACTATCAGAGGAGCAAATCACCAACTACTATAGTCGTTCTATTGAACAATACATCAACGATGCCAAAAAACAGATAACTTCACTTGCT TCACAAGATCCACTCCCGCCAACCTATCCTACATATGTTAGCATACTCGAAACCTTGCAGCTTGTTCAAACAGTTTATGCCCCACACGGGGGCCAGATCAATGGCCTGATAGGAGAACAGCTACTTCAATGGCTCAATACATCTCATACTGTCCCCGCTACCGCCGAGCTAATTCGGCTTTCGGCACTACCTGAACCTTGGTCAGATCCTGATTTCTGGCCCACACTAAATAAATGTGTTCTTCGTGGACTTTCCACATCTGCTCTTGGATTTCTCCGCCGAGTCGCTTCGAATCATCCAAGTACCGTATTGCGAACTTTTATACGGGACTCGCTCGTTCCTGTTCTTGAAACACATCCTCGTAGCAGCGAATTTCAACGCGAGTCTGGATTCTTGGCTGCCCATTCGCGATGGCGTGAGCGTGTAGCCGAGGTTCGCATGGCTCTTGATAGGGCTGTTGATACCGATTCCGGAGAGGCCGACGAGGACGAGTGGTCACGATGGGTTGATGAGTTACTGGGAGTTATCGAAGGTGATGATGGTGTTGTATTCGCCTTATGTAACGAGGCTGTGGAAGATGGTTGGGGGTTCCGTGAAGTGATTGGCGTCTGGGGTGTTTGGGTTGATGTCGGGCTGAAGCGAACGCAATTGGCTAAGGTTGTGGAGAGGGTTGCGGAGGAGATGCCTCCGGACCCAACCGTGCCTGTACAGGAGCTGCACCGAGCTATACTTGCTAtggaggaattggag GCATTGGAAATCGCTGCACAAGTCGACCCATGGTTGGCTGCACATCTCGCGGATATTTTTGAAAAGGTAGAAACATTGGACCCACAAGACGAGATTGCCCAGAC CTATGGAATGAGCATTCGAGATCATTTCGTGCTATCCTACGCCGAACATCTTCATTCTGATCCAACTCTGTTCGAGATCGAACTAGAATATATGGGACGGTGCGGTGCTATTGGCCGAGAGCGGATTGCGGCCGTGATTTGCCATATTCCGGTTATACCACCTCCC ACAGATCCCAAGGTTTCAGAAAAGTCCTTATCTCGGCTCAAATCCCTGGGAGTAGACGATCAAGGGCTGCCCCTTGCTCCACGCATAGTGGACGCGGGGATGTGGGAGGGATGCGATCGCGTTGATAAATTGCTCAGTGTATGTGATCAATTCGCATTACGCGACGAGTCGCGTGAGATCTGCAAG ATTGTGGCTCAACACTTGACTCGGACAAAAAGCTATGGGCTAGCGATATCCTATTCTGCGTTTGCCCAGGATGTACGAGGGGTGGGGCGTATTGCGACACTTCTTCTCGAGGAATATGTTCAAAATGGCGAGTTT GCTCGGCAGCATTT GTACATGAGAGTTAATGCCACGGACCCAATTTCTGCTCGGCTTCAATTTGTTGCTCGATTCGCCGACTTTCACACATTTTCGGAGGACGGTGCAAAGGGAGAAGCTGTACGCCTATTGGTGCGCATGTTGGATAGGTCGATCGTTCCAAGAGCCTGGCAAGCTGTGGTATTACTTGACGCTGCGAGTTTGCTCGAAG GTTCGGATGAGGAGCTGCTTATCACGACCGATGATGCATACGAATTGCTCCGATACCTCCAAAACATCTACACCCAGGCGGCACTCGGAGCTGGCTCAGACTATCTAGAAGTTCTTGCACGAATAACAATGCGAGGCAAGGGAAACACAGCCGAAACGGAAGCACTTCAGTCTCTAGATATCGTTCGATTGGTTCTTGCTCGCTATCTCGCGCGCTGCACGGTTCAGCGGTTCTGA